One Actinospica robiniae DSM 44927 genomic region harbors:
- the cydB gene encoding cytochrome d ubiquinol oxidase subunit II produces MGFATFWFIAIAVLWTGFFVLEGFDLGVGMLHAFVSRDEAGRRASINTIGPLWDGNEVWLIVAAAGMFAAFPAWYATMFSGLYPAMVLLLAGLIMRGVSFEFRGKMDSVRWRAAWDVLLTVGSLLVPLLIGIALADLLGGLPIAANQEYTGSFGDLFSGYSVFTGVTIVLLCLLHGSTFLALKTTDELRANARRIARVVGPVTTLAVIAWVAWTHSVGSEGVFLNIPELVTALGVVGAAGMLAAGRDGWAFASTTLAMGSAVVSVFVELYPRLMVSSTNPAFDITVHNGASGTYSLQVMTIIAAVFLPIVILYQAWTYHVFRARVSADQYRSGPDTGPVEPPEPLPAS; encoded by the coding sequence ATGGGGTTCGCCACGTTCTGGTTCATCGCCATCGCCGTGCTGTGGACCGGTTTCTTCGTCCTCGAGGGCTTCGACCTCGGCGTCGGCATGCTGCATGCCTTCGTCTCCCGGGACGAGGCGGGCCGGCGCGCCTCGATCAACACCATCGGCCCGCTCTGGGACGGCAATGAGGTGTGGCTGATCGTGGCCGCGGCCGGGATGTTCGCCGCGTTCCCGGCCTGGTACGCGACCATGTTCTCCGGCCTGTATCCGGCTATGGTGCTGCTGCTCGCGGGCCTGATCATGCGCGGGGTCTCGTTCGAGTTCCGCGGCAAGATGGACAGCGTGCGCTGGCGTGCCGCCTGGGACGTGCTGCTCACCGTCGGCAGCCTGCTGGTACCGCTGCTGATCGGGATCGCGCTGGCCGACCTGCTGGGCGGGCTGCCGATCGCCGCGAACCAGGAGTACACCGGTTCGTTCGGCGACCTGTTCTCCGGCTACAGCGTGTTCACCGGGGTCACCATCGTCCTGCTGTGCCTGCTGCACGGATCCACGTTCCTGGCGCTCAAGACCACTGACGAGCTGCGGGCCAACGCCCGGCGCATCGCGCGCGTCGTCGGCCCGGTGACGACGCTGGCGGTGATCGCCTGGGTGGCCTGGACGCACAGCGTCGGCAGCGAGGGCGTGTTCCTCAACATTCCGGAACTGGTCACCGCGCTCGGTGTCGTCGGCGCCGCCGGGATGCTCGCGGCCGGGCGCGACGGCTGGGCCTTCGCCTCCACCACGCTCGCGATGGGGTCGGCCGTGGTGTCAGTGTTCGTAGAGCTCTATCCCCGCCTCATGGTCTCCAGCACGAACCCGGCCTTCGACATCACCGTGCACAACGGAGCTTCGGGTACTTACTCGCTCCAGGTGATGACCATCATCGCCGCCGTCTTCCTGCCGATCGTCATCCTCTACCAGGCGTGGACCTACCACGTCTTCCGCGCCCGCGTGTCCGCCGACCAGTACCGCAGCGGACCCGACACCGGCCCGGTCGAGCCCCCCGAGCCGTTGCCGGCCTCGTGA
- a CDS encoding glycoside hydrolase family 15 protein encodes MSRYPLIADHGMVGDLQTAALVSSGGVVDWFAAPRFDSPSVFASLLDHDRGGHFTLAPAHRDVMAQQLYYPDSAVLITRFMSPEGVCEVIDWMTPITDPTPTDRHTLYRGIRVMRGSVTLRMACRPRFDYARADHELQVDGDNAVFRSPGATAYLQSRNIPISQDGRDVVGEVVLHAGDIAGVAFTVCDPDGAAPKPRTVQDILGDAWSTIDFWQRWVRASTYRGRWSGAVNRSAITIKLLTYHPSGAPVAAATMGLPEQIGGERNWDYRYTWVRDASLSVRALLDLGFVEEAEKFVHWLSARLHEREGKTGEPLQIMYRVDGDPTLTEETLDHLEGYRGSAPVRIGNGAADQLQLDIYGEALYALSEGREVHRSTGYAGWKALSRMLDWLADNWDRPDEGVWETRGGRKDFTFSRVMCWVAFDCGIDLATDWSRPADLAKWSRARDAILDQIMTKGWNEQEQALVQHYGDDAVLDASLLVIPRMCLLAPRDPAWLSTLEAMDRTLVSDSLVYRYDPAASPDGLRGSEGTFSLCSFLYVDALTRAGRLREARYAFEKMLTYSNHVGLFAEEIGPTGEQLGNFPQAFTHLALIMSATALDRALNEAREA; translated from the coding sequence ATGAGCCGCTATCCACTGATCGCCGACCACGGCATGGTGGGCGACCTGCAGACCGCGGCCCTCGTCTCCTCGGGCGGGGTGGTGGACTGGTTCGCAGCACCGCGCTTCGACTCGCCGAGCGTGTTCGCGTCCTTGCTCGACCACGACCGCGGCGGCCATTTCACGCTCGCGCCGGCCCATCGCGACGTCATGGCGCAGCAGCTGTACTACCCCGACTCCGCGGTGCTGATCACCCGCTTCATGTCGCCGGAGGGGGTGTGCGAGGTCATCGACTGGATGACTCCGATCACCGATCCGACGCCCACCGACCGGCACACCCTCTACCGCGGGATCCGGGTGATGCGCGGCTCCGTCACCCTCAGGATGGCCTGCCGGCCCCGGTTCGACTACGCGCGAGCGGACCACGAGCTGCAGGTCGACGGGGACAACGCCGTCTTTCGCTCGCCCGGCGCCACCGCGTACCTGCAGTCCCGCAACATCCCGATCAGCCAGGACGGCCGGGACGTGGTCGGCGAGGTGGTCCTGCACGCGGGCGACATCGCCGGGGTCGCCTTCACCGTCTGCGACCCAGACGGCGCCGCACCGAAACCGCGGACGGTCCAGGACATCCTGGGCGACGCGTGGAGCACCATCGACTTCTGGCAGCGGTGGGTGCGCGCCTCGACCTACCGGGGCCGGTGGTCCGGCGCGGTGAACCGCTCCGCGATCACCATTAAGCTCCTGACATACCACCCGAGCGGCGCGCCGGTGGCCGCGGCCACCATGGGCCTGCCGGAGCAGATCGGCGGCGAGCGCAACTGGGACTACCGCTACACCTGGGTGCGCGACGCGTCCCTGTCCGTCCGGGCGCTGCTCGACCTCGGCTTCGTCGAGGAGGCGGAGAAGTTCGTGCACTGGCTCAGCGCCCGGCTGCACGAGCGCGAAGGCAAGACGGGCGAGCCGTTGCAGATCATGTACCGGGTGGACGGCGACCCGACTCTGACCGAGGAGACCCTCGACCACCTCGAGGGCTATCGGGGCTCGGCCCCGGTGCGGATCGGCAACGGCGCCGCCGACCAGCTCCAGCTGGACATCTACGGGGAGGCGCTCTACGCCCTGTCCGAGGGCCGGGAGGTGCATCGCAGTACCGGATATGCGGGCTGGAAGGCGCTCTCGCGGATGCTGGACTGGCTTGCCGACAATTGGGACCGGCCCGACGAGGGCGTCTGGGAGACCCGCGGGGGCCGCAAGGACTTCACCTTCAGCCGGGTGATGTGCTGGGTCGCCTTCGACTGCGGGATCGACCTGGCCACCGACTGGAGCCGGCCGGCCGACCTGGCGAAGTGGTCCCGGGCCCGGGACGCGATCCTCGACCAGATCATGACGAAGGGCTGGAACGAGCAGGAGCAGGCGCTGGTCCAGCACTACGGGGACGACGCCGTGCTGGACGCGTCGCTGCTGGTCATCCCGCGGATGTGCCTGCTCGCGCCGCGCGACCCGGCCTGGCTCTCCACACTGGAGGCGATGGACCGCACGCTGGTCTCGGACAGCCTCGTCTACCGCTACGACCCGGCCGCCTCGCCGGACGGGCTGCGCGGCTCGGAGGGCACCTTCAGCCTGTGCAGCTTCCTGTACGTCGACGCCCTCACCCGGGCCGGCCGACTGCGCGAGGCGCGCTACGCGTTCGAGAAGATGCTGACGTACTCCAACCACGTCGGTCTGTTCGCCGAGGAGATCGGCCCGACCGGGGAGCAGCTCGGCAACTTCCCGCAGGCGTTCACTCATCTGGCCCTGATCATGTCCGCCACGGCACTCGACCGGGCGCTGAACGAGGCGCGCGAAGCCTAA
- a CDS encoding MFS transporter, whose product MIDDDVAPVTPATRSAASGAGRAWGVTALLMAFMVVNFADKSVLGLAADPIRRDLGLSATAFGLANSAFFLLFSLSGAAVGLLADRIRPRWLLLAMAVVWSAAQVPMALGAGFGALVGSRIVLGAAEGPAYPVAQHTVFTWFTDRRRNLPGALITIGTALGVVIAAPTLTWMIDRHGWRSAFAVVAVAGLVWAVLWFCFGREGTVAQDPATEYALAPSADLGQPSYRRILRSGTWIGATAAYFAAYWAVALTLVWMPSYLHDGLGYPTDTAAEIVAAVWAITGVVMLAQAGLTSRLTARGVPSRWARAGVGGCALVLGAFGCVALAAAHRGPAVILLLVVGFGLAGVMVSISFTTVAELVPAGRRGGALGLLSAVGTAAGLIAPTVTGRLVDLQGPAGYRHAVLLCAAVLLIGGIAALTLVDPARDARRLAG is encoded by the coding sequence GTGATCGACGACGATGTCGCACCCGTCACCCCTGCCACCCGCTCCGCCGCCTCCGGAGCGGGCCGGGCCTGGGGAGTGACCGCCCTGCTCATGGCCTTCATGGTGGTCAACTTCGCGGACAAGTCCGTGCTCGGACTCGCGGCGGACCCGATCCGCCGCGACCTCGGGCTCTCGGCGACCGCGTTCGGCCTGGCGAACAGCGCCTTCTTCCTGCTGTTCTCGCTCAGCGGCGCGGCCGTGGGCCTGCTGGCCGACCGGATCCGGCCGCGGTGGCTGCTGCTGGCGATGGCCGTGGTGTGGTCCGCGGCCCAGGTGCCGATGGCGCTGGGCGCCGGCTTCGGTGCGCTGGTCGGCTCGCGGATCGTGCTGGGCGCGGCGGAGGGTCCGGCCTATCCCGTGGCCCAGCACACCGTCTTCACCTGGTTCACCGACCGGCGCCGCAATCTCCCGGGCGCGCTGATCACCATCGGCACCGCGCTCGGCGTCGTGATCGCCGCGCCGACGCTGACCTGGATGATCGACCGGCACGGCTGGCGTTCCGCCTTCGCCGTGGTCGCCGTCGCAGGGCTCGTATGGGCAGTGCTCTGGTTCTGCTTCGGCCGCGAGGGGACGGTGGCACAGGATCCTGCCACTGAGTACGCGCTCGCCCCCTCGGCCGATCTGGGACAGCCCTCCTACCGGCGGATTCTGCGCAGCGGCACGTGGATCGGCGCCACCGCCGCGTACTTCGCCGCGTACTGGGCGGTCGCGCTGACGCTGGTGTGGATGCCCTCTTACCTGCACGACGGCCTGGGCTATCCGACCGACACCGCCGCCGAGATCGTCGCCGCGGTCTGGGCGATCACCGGCGTCGTGATGCTCGCGCAGGCGGGCTTGACCAGCCGGCTGACCGCCCGCGGCGTGCCGAGCCGGTGGGCCCGGGCCGGAGTCGGCGGCTGCGCGCTGGTGCTGGGCGCGTTCGGCTGCGTCGCTTTGGCGGCGGCTCACCGCGGCCCGGCCGTGATTCTGTTGCTGGTGGTCGGTTTCGGGCTCGCCGGCGTCATGGTGAGCATCTCCTTCACCACCGTGGCCGAGCTGGTGCCGGCCGGGCGGCGCGGCGGCGCGCTCGGACTGCTGAGCGCGGTCGGCACCGCCGCGGGCCTGATCGCGCCGACCGTGACCGGGCGGCTCGTCGATCTCCAGGGTCCGGCCGGGTACCGGCACGCGGTGCTGCTCTGCGCCGCTGTGCTCCTGATCGGTGGCATCGCGGCACTCACCCTTGTCGATCCCGCCCGCGACGCCCGCCGCCTCGCCGGCTGA
- a CDS encoding aldehyde dehydrogenase family protein has protein sequence MDGTVIVTDGLDRDLAELRRGAHFWAATSIDERIGLLERMLPRIRSGAEETAAASARAKGYGADSPWAAEDWAGGPWALAQNVSAYSRVLRTIATGRGPLDASAVRESEGRTWVDVFPASGWDRLLLSGFSARVRMRGAVGVEQTLARAAGEYRGRPGKPAVALVLGAGNVAAITALDVLHKLFVEGQVVIAKMNPVNAYLRPHFERVFAEFIDRDWVRFADGGAHVGSYLAAHADVDTLHITGSERSHDAIVWGIDGQAGRRRREDDPLLDKPFSSELGGVSPCIVVPGKWSPADFRFQAEHIVTSKMNNSGHNCIASQILILPREWDGTERLLDEIRGVLRDLPPRHDYYPGAESRLAAVRDAHPHAECWAAGSRLLIPNVADHDDILLTEEVFASALGVVRLAGGSTADFLRNAVEFANTKLPGTLGATVIVHPRTENAARNALSWAIAELRYGTVGVNCWSAIGFLLGYTPWGAYPGHTRQAIGSGIGFVHNAFMLEDIEKTVLRAPFAPAPRGLVSGSPSLSPRPPYFVTNRTGLATIRHMTDFTAAPRIGKLPAVFASALRG, from the coding sequence ATGGACGGCACCGTCATCGTCACCGACGGCCTCGACCGCGACCTGGCCGAGCTGCGCCGCGGCGCACACTTCTGGGCCGCGACCTCCATCGACGAGCGGATCGGCCTGCTGGAGAGGATGCTGCCGCGGATCCGGTCCGGAGCCGAGGAGACGGCGGCAGCGAGCGCCCGGGCCAAGGGCTACGGAGCCGACTCGCCGTGGGCCGCAGAAGACTGGGCCGGCGGGCCGTGGGCGCTGGCGCAGAACGTGAGTGCTTATTCACGAGTGCTGCGGACCATAGCCACCGGGCGCGGCCCGCTCGACGCCTCGGCGGTACGCGAGTCCGAGGGCCGCACCTGGGTGGACGTGTTTCCCGCGAGCGGCTGGGATCGCCTTCTGCTGAGCGGTTTCTCAGCCCGGGTGCGGATGCGCGGCGCAGTCGGCGTCGAGCAGACCCTGGCCCGGGCGGCCGGCGAGTACCGCGGCCGGCCCGGAAAGCCGGCCGTCGCCCTGGTCCTCGGCGCCGGCAACGTCGCCGCGATCACGGCGCTGGACGTCCTGCACAAGCTCTTCGTCGAGGGCCAGGTCGTCATCGCGAAGATGAACCCGGTCAACGCTTATCTGCGGCCGCACTTCGAGCGGGTGTTCGCAGAGTTCATCGACCGCGACTGGGTGCGTTTCGCCGACGGCGGCGCGCACGTGGGCAGCTATCTCGCGGCGCACGCCGACGTCGACACGCTCCACATCACCGGCAGCGAGCGCTCCCATGACGCCATCGTCTGGGGCATCGACGGGCAAGCCGGACGGCGCCGCCGTGAGGACGATCCGTTGCTGGACAAGCCGTTCAGCAGCGAACTCGGCGGGGTGAGCCCGTGCATCGTCGTGCCCGGAAAGTGGAGCCCGGCGGACTTCCGCTTCCAGGCGGAGCACATCGTCACCAGCAAGATGAACAACTCCGGCCACAACTGCATCGCCAGCCAGATCCTAATCCTCCCGCGCGAATGGGACGGTACCGAGCGGCTGCTCGACGAGATCCGCGGGGTGCTGCGGGACCTGCCGCCGCGCCACGACTATTACCCCGGCGCCGAATCGCGCCTGGCCGCCGTCCGCGACGCCCACCCGCACGCCGAATGCTGGGCGGCCGGCAGCCGCCTGCTGATCCCGAACGTCGCAGACCACGATGACATCCTGCTGACCGAGGAGGTGTTCGCCAGTGCGCTCGGCGTGGTGCGCCTGGCGGGCGGAAGCACGGCCGATTTCCTGCGCAACGCCGTCGAGTTCGCGAACACGAAGCTCCCCGGAACGCTCGGCGCGACCGTCATCGTCCATCCCCGCACCGAGAACGCAGCTCGCAATGCCCTGTCGTGGGCTATCGCAGAGCTGCGCTATGGAACGGTAGGCGTCAACTGCTGGTCCGCGATCGGCTTCCTGCTCGGCTACACGCCGTGGGGCGCATACCCCGGCCACACCCGTCAGGCCATCGGAAGCGGTATCGGCTTCGTCCACAACGCGTTCATGCTCGAAGACATCGAGAAGACCGTGCTGCGCGCGCCGTTCGCTCCGGCTCCGCGCGGCCTCGTCTCCGGCTCGCCGTCGCTCTCCCCGCGGCCGCCGTACTTCGTCACCAACCGCACGGGGCTTGCCACCATCCGGCACATGACCGACTTCACCGCCGCCCCGAGGATCGGCAAGCTGCCCGCCGTCTTCGCCTCCGCGCTCCGCGGCTGA
- a CDS encoding TetR/AcrR family transcriptional regulator, producing MTAAQGRPGERGPGRPRDERVTAAVLNAVIELVAEEGLQALTMDAVAARAEVSKPAIYRRWPTKQDLVIAAADSRIGVLSVPDLGGFRAELHAILTARLAAYRTPGTDRLVAGMIAAAAEGGPVRAAYGAYTERIMSETRAVLERGIARGDVRPDVEIRSAATLVAAPLIFRMIGELAQPDEKLVEDLVELVARAVAI from the coding sequence ATGACTGCTGCACAGGGCCGACCGGGTGAACGGGGGCCGGGCCGCCCGCGCGACGAACGGGTGACGGCAGCGGTGTTGAACGCGGTGATCGAGCTGGTGGCCGAGGAGGGGCTGCAGGCGCTGACCATGGACGCGGTGGCGGCGCGGGCCGAGGTGAGCAAGCCGGCCATCTACCGGCGCTGGCCGACCAAGCAGGACCTGGTCATCGCCGCGGCCGACTCCCGGATCGGCGTGCTCTCGGTGCCGGACCTGGGCGGTTTCCGGGCCGAACTGCACGCGATCCTGACCGCGCGGCTCGCCGCCTACCGCACACCCGGCACCGACCGGCTCGTCGCCGGGATGATCGCGGCGGCCGCCGAGGGCGGGCCGGTGCGAGCCGCGTACGGCGCCTACACCGAGCGGATCATGAGCGAGACCCGCGCCGTGCTTGAGCGCGGCATCGCCCGCGGCGACGTGCGCCCGGACGTCGAGATCCGTTCGGCGGCCACGCTGGTGGCCGCGCCGCTGATCTTCCGGATGATCGGCGAGCTCGCCCAGCCCGACGAGAAGCTGGTCGAGGACCTGGTGGAACTGGTAGCCCGCGCCGTCGCGATCTGA
- the cydD gene encoding thiol reductant ABC exporter subunit CydD — protein MKPLDPRLLRHASAVRGHLMLAAFIGLCDGALLMTQAFAITSLVMRALHKADATELSAPGLTLALVVLGRALLAWAGQVAAHGSAARVKSQLRRALLTHVVRLGPSWLATQTAGDVATLAVRGTDALDDYFARYLPALITALLVPISVTIVVLARDPLSGVLVLATLPLVPLFAALVGMTSQRRARAQWRALTQLGGHFLDVVQGLPTLVVFRRAQAQAATIRRVAEGNRRATMGTLRLAFLSSAILEFLAAISVALVAVTIGLRLLAGRMDLSTGLLVLLLAPDAYWPLRQLGAQFHASGEGLAAAEQLFAVLETDPPGGVRAPAACVAAPDFAAAELRLEGVAVSYDRANAALPPLDLTVRPGEYVGVVGPSGCGKSTLLAVLLGFVAPSAGHVRIAGRDGVVDLADLDLDDWRAQIAWVPQNPWFAARSVAENVRLARPEADDAQVAEALRLANAEEFIRALPHGADTVLGAGGAPLSAGQRQRVAIARAFLRDAPLVLLDEATAHLDPDSERAIADSVRRLARGRTVIAVAHRPALLEHAGRIVELVPAPVVMAMAQ, from the coding sequence GTGAAACCCCTCGACCCGAGGCTGCTGCGCCACGCCTCCGCGGTGCGCGGCCATCTGATGCTCGCCGCTTTCATCGGGCTCTGCGATGGGGCGCTGCTGATGACGCAGGCTTTTGCGATCACCTCGCTGGTCATGCGCGCCCTGCACAAAGCGGACGCGACCGAATTGAGCGCCCCGGGGCTGACGCTGGCGCTGGTGGTGCTGGGACGCGCACTGCTCGCGTGGGCCGGTCAGGTCGCCGCACACGGGTCGGCTGCGCGCGTGAAGTCGCAGCTGAGGCGGGCGTTGCTCACCCACGTCGTGCGCCTGGGCCCATCGTGGCTCGCCACGCAGACCGCCGGCGACGTCGCCACTCTGGCCGTGCGCGGCACCGACGCGCTCGACGACTACTTCGCGCGGTACCTGCCCGCGCTCATCACCGCACTGCTCGTGCCGATCAGCGTCACGATCGTCGTGCTCGCCCGTGATCCGCTCTCCGGCGTCCTCGTCTTGGCGACGCTGCCACTCGTGCCGCTCTTCGCGGCTCTCGTCGGGATGACGTCGCAACGCCGCGCCCGGGCGCAATGGAGGGCACTGACGCAGCTCGGCGGCCACTTCCTCGACGTCGTCCAGGGCCTTCCGACGCTGGTGGTGTTCCGTCGCGCGCAGGCCCAGGCAGCCACGATCCGGCGCGTGGCCGAAGGCAACCGCCGCGCCACGATGGGCACACTGCGTCTGGCGTTTCTGTCCTCTGCGATCCTCGAGTTCCTGGCTGCCATCAGCGTCGCGCTGGTGGCGGTGACGATCGGTCTGCGCTTGCTGGCCGGGCGGATGGATCTGTCCACCGGCCTGCTCGTGCTGCTGCTGGCCCCCGACGCGTACTGGCCGCTGCGTCAGCTTGGTGCGCAGTTCCACGCCAGCGGCGAAGGGCTCGCTGCGGCGGAGCAACTGTTCGCCGTCCTCGAGACCGATCCACCCGGCGGCGTTCGCGCGCCGGCTGCCTGTGTGGCCGCGCCGGACTTCGCGGCTGCTGAGCTTCGGCTGGAGGGCGTTGCAGTGTCCTACGACCGTGCCAACGCGGCGCTACCCCCGCTCGATCTGACGGTTCGGCCTGGCGAATACGTGGGCGTGGTCGGTCCGAGTGGGTGCGGGAAGTCCACGCTGCTCGCGGTACTGCTCGGATTCGTCGCGCCGAGTGCTGGACACGTACGTATCGCAGGGCGCGACGGTGTGGTGGACCTCGCAGACCTGGACCTCGACGACTGGCGTGCGCAGATCGCCTGGGTGCCGCAGAATCCGTGGTTCGCCGCGCGCAGCGTCGCGGAGAACGTGCGGCTTGCGCGGCCGGAGGCCGACGACGCGCAGGTCGCTGAAGCCTTGCGGCTGGCCAACGCCGAGGAGTTCATCAGAGCCCTGCCGCACGGTGCCGACACGGTTCTCGGCGCCGGTGGGGCGCCGCTGTCTGCGGGCCAACGGCAACGTGTCGCTATTGCTCGGGCCTTCCTGCGTGACGCACCGCTGGTACTGCTCGACGAGGCGACCGCACATCTGGACCCTGACAGCGAGCGCGCCATCGCCGATTCCGTACGCCGCTTGGCCCGGGGCCGCACGGTGATCGCGGTCGCGCATCGGCCGGCGCTACTGGAGCATGCTGGCCGGATCGTCGAACTCGTGCCCGCACCGGTGGTAATGGCGATGGCGCAGTGA
- a CDS encoding TauD/TfdA dioxygenase family protein: MTGTAPALKRPTIDKTLFHFGRRQVDRTAPDTPPAVYRLLELTPLTPHIGARVAGVDLAGPLGPDLAAELRAALLEWKVLFLRDQHGLDHDAHRALAAVWGEPEPNPFFPKGASVGVSRLAKDGMAIGMENIWHSDHSFMAAPALGSILRAIEVPDAGGDTIWADMHAAYENLSPDLKARIEGLTAVHDWVPTWGIPMSDEQVLALQASLPPVEHPVVVRHPRTGRKLLYVNEPFTTRIVGLPEDESRALLDELALQARIPEYQVRFRWQPDSVAIWDNIATQHYAVNDYYPARRVMERIAIAGVPLA, from the coding sequence GTGACCGGCACCGCGCCCGCGCTCAAGCGCCCCACGATCGACAAGACGCTCTTCCACTTCGGCCGCCGGCAGGTCGACCGGACCGCTCCGGACACTCCGCCGGCCGTCTACCGGCTGCTCGAGCTCACGCCGCTCACCCCGCACATCGGCGCCCGGGTCGCCGGGGTGGACCTGGCCGGCCCGCTCGGCCCGGACCTCGCCGCCGAACTGCGCGCGGCGCTGCTGGAGTGGAAGGTGCTCTTCCTCCGCGACCAGCACGGCCTGGACCACGACGCCCACCGCGCCCTGGCCGCGGTGTGGGGCGAGCCCGAGCCGAACCCGTTCTTCCCCAAGGGCGCCAGCGTCGGGGTCTCCCGCCTGGCCAAGGACGGCATGGCGATCGGGATGGAGAACATCTGGCACAGCGACCACTCGTTCATGGCCGCGCCCGCGCTGGGCTCGATCCTGCGCGCCATCGAGGTGCCCGACGCGGGCGGCGACACGATCTGGGCGGACATGCACGCCGCCTACGAGAACCTCTCGCCCGATCTGAAGGCGCGGATCGAGGGCCTGACCGCGGTGCACGACTGGGTCCCCACCTGGGGCATCCCGATGTCGGACGAGCAGGTCCTGGCGCTGCAGGCGAGCCTGCCGCCGGTCGAGCACCCGGTGGTCGTACGCCACCCGCGCACCGGTCGCAAGCTGCTCTACGTCAACGAGCCCTTCACCACCCGCATCGTGGGCCTGCCCGAGGACGAGAGCCGCGCGCTGCTGGACGAGCTCGCCCTGCAAGCGCGCATCCCCGAGTACCAGGTGCGCTTCCGCTGGCAGCCGGATTCGGTCGCGATCTGGGACAACATCGCCACCCAGCACTACGCGGTCAACGACTACTACCCGGCGCGGCGCGTGATGGAGCGCATCGCGATCGCCGGCGTCCCGCTCGCCTGA
- a CDS encoding cytochrome ubiquinol oxidase subunit I translates to MSQLDLARLQFAMTSIYHFLFVPVTIGVSGLTAVLQTAWYRTKREEYLRLTRFFGTLMVISIAVGVVTGLVQEFQFGMDWSHYSRTVGNVFGGPLALEGLAAFFLESTFLGLWLFGWDKLSPRLHLATVYAVVIGGALSAAFIMSANSWMQHPVGYQTNAAGQPQLNDFWALFTNPVFLRGYLHVLLAGVVTGSVVMLAVSAWQLRKGQEPEVFRISASLALLVLVPSLLLAMLVGSELGVTEGKYQPMKIAGAEAQWTTCQPCSFSMFQIGGGNKDQTPTKIIAIPHLLSLLATNHWNGKVLGLNPVNAQYNQQFGPGYYVPNIFIQYWSMRVMAYLATVVLAIGVWGIWLLYRRKLGHAKLFQRVAVWAAVLPFLMNTAGWLLTENGRQPWIVQGLMLTSNGLSPSVSTAQVATSIIVFLLLYAGLAIVAAVVMAKYARKQLAPARAHSDHPIPAVSY, encoded by the coding sequence ATGAGTCAGCTCGATCTCGCCCGGCTCCAGTTCGCCATGACCTCGATCTACCACTTCCTTTTCGTGCCGGTCACCATCGGCGTGTCCGGGCTGACCGCGGTGCTGCAGACCGCGTGGTACCGGACCAAGCGCGAGGAGTACCTGCGGCTGACCCGGTTCTTCGGGACGCTCATGGTGATCAGCATCGCGGTGGGCGTGGTGACGGGGCTGGTACAGGAGTTCCAGTTCGGGATGGACTGGTCGCACTACTCGCGCACGGTGGGCAACGTCTTCGGAGGGCCGCTCGCGCTCGAAGGGCTGGCGGCGTTCTTCCTCGAGTCGACCTTCCTCGGGCTGTGGCTCTTCGGGTGGGACAAGCTTTCCCCGCGACTCCACCTGGCCACCGTCTACGCCGTGGTGATCGGCGGCGCGCTGTCGGCGGCTTTCATCATGTCGGCGAACTCGTGGATGCAGCACCCGGTGGGCTATCAGACCAATGCGGCCGGGCAGCCGCAGCTGAACGACTTCTGGGCGCTGTTCACCAATCCGGTGTTCCTGCGTGGATATCTGCACGTGCTGCTCGCCGGAGTGGTGACCGGCAGCGTGGTGATGCTGGCCGTGTCCGCCTGGCAGCTGCGCAAGGGGCAGGAGCCGGAGGTGTTCCGGATCTCGGCGTCCCTGGCGCTGCTGGTGCTCGTGCCGTCGCTGCTGCTGGCCATGCTGGTGGGCAGCGAGCTGGGGGTGACCGAGGGCAAGTACCAGCCGATGAAGATCGCCGGCGCGGAGGCGCAGTGGACGACATGCCAGCCCTGCTCGTTCTCGATGTTCCAGATCGGCGGCGGGAACAAGGATCAGACCCCGACGAAGATCATCGCCATCCCGCACCTGCTCTCGCTGCTCGCCACCAACCACTGGAACGGCAAGGTCCTCGGCCTCAACCCGGTCAACGCCCAGTACAACCAGCAGTTCGGTCCCGGCTACTACGTGCCGAACATCTTCATCCAGTACTGGTCGATGCGGGTCATGGCGTATCTGGCCACTGTCGTGCTCGCCATCGGGGTCTGGGGGATCTGGCTGCTGTACCGCCGAAAACTGGGGCACGCCAAACTGTTCCAGCGCGTGGCCGTGTGGGCGGCGGTACTCCCGTTCCTGATGAACACCGCCGGGTGGCTGCTGACCGAGAACGGCCGCCAGCCGTGGATCGTGCAGGGCCTGATGCTCACCAGCAACGGCCTGTCCCCGTCCGTGAGCACCGCGCAGGTGGCCACGAGCATCATCGTGTTCTTACTGCTCTACGCCGGGCTCGCCATCGTCGCGGCCGTCGTGATGGCCAAGTACGCCCGCAAGCAGCTCGCTCCCGCCCGGGCCCACTCGGATCATCCGATCCCCGCGGTGAGCTACTAG